A window from Phaenicophaeus curvirostris isolate KB17595 chromosome 13, BPBGC_Pcur_1.0, whole genome shotgun sequence encodes these proteins:
- the PABIR2 gene encoding PABIR family member 2 isoform X1, protein MAQEKMELDLELPAGSAAAPGDGGGLRRSNSAPLIHGLSDNSQVFQPYVLRTRRNSTTVMSRHSMLLSSSPIRIPSSRLHQIRREEGVDLMNRETAHEREVQTAMQICQSWEESLSLSDNDLDKSEKSSSPKRIDFIPVSPAPSPTRGIGKQCFSPSLQMFVSSNGLPPSPIPSPTRRFSNRRSQSPINCIRPSVLGPIKRKGEMETESQPKRLFQGTTNMLSPDVTHLTDLSSCLSSDILDGSSSSVGSSSDSLTKGSITTESPVTCSNSCSSFILMDDLSPK, encoded by the exons aTGGCTCAGGAGAAAATGGAGCTGGACCTGGAGCTGCCGGCGGGGAGCGCGGCGGCCCCGGGCGACGGCGGCGGCCTGAGGCGCTCCAACAGCGCCCCGCTCATCCACGGGCTCAG tgACAACTCGCAGGTTTTTCAGCCTTATGTGTTGCGAACTCGCAGGAACAGCACAACAGTTATGAGCCGGCACAGCATG ttgttgtCCTCATCTCCTATTCGTATTCCTAGTAGCCGACTTCATCAGATCAGAAGG gaggaaggagtggaTCTAATGAACAGAGAAACAGCACATGAAAG GGAAGTGCAAACAGCAATGCAGATATGCCAGTCATGGGAGGAAAGCTTGAGCCTG AGTGACAATGACTTGGACAAGTCTGAGAAATCTTCTTCCCCAAAGAGAATAGACTTCATTCCAGTTTCGCCTGCACCTTCACCCACAAGAGGAATAGGAAAG CAATGTTTTTCACCATCATTGCAAATGTTTGTGAGCAGTAATGGGTTACCTCCAAGTCCTATTCCCAGTCCAACAAGGCGATTCTCCAA CAGGAGGAGTCAAAGTCCAATCAACTGTATCAGGCCCAGTGTTCTTGGCcccattaaaagaaaag GTGAAATGGAAACTGAAAGTCAGCCAAAGAGACTTTTTCAAGGAACAACCAACATGCTTTCTCCAGATGTTACCCATCTGACAGATCTCAGTTCATg CCTGTCTTCAGATATTCTTGATGGGAGTAGCAGTAGCGTGGGCTCTTCCTCCGATTCACTGACTAAAGGCAGCATAACCACAGAGTCTCCAGTAACGTGCTCAAACTCATGCTCTTCATTCATTTTGATGGATGATCTCTCACCGAAGTGA
- the PABIR2 gene encoding PABIR family member 2 isoform X2 codes for MAQEKMELDLELPAGSAAAPGDGGGLRRSNSAPLIHGLSDNSQVFQPYVLRTRRNSTTVMSRHSMLLSSSPIRIPSSRLHQIRREEGVDLMNRETAHEREVQTAMQICQSWEESLSLSDNDLDKSEKSSSPKRIDFIPVSPAPSPTRGIGKQCFSPSLQMFVSSNGLPPSPIPSPTRRFSKRSQSPINCIRPSVLGPIKRKGEMETESQPKRLFQGTTNMLSPDVTHLTDLSSCLSSDILDGSSSSVGSSSDSLTKGSITTESPVTCSNSCSSFILMDDLSPK; via the exons aTGGCTCAGGAGAAAATGGAGCTGGACCTGGAGCTGCCGGCGGGGAGCGCGGCGGCCCCGGGCGACGGCGGCGGCCTGAGGCGCTCCAACAGCGCCCCGCTCATCCACGGGCTCAG tgACAACTCGCAGGTTTTTCAGCCTTATGTGTTGCGAACTCGCAGGAACAGCACAACAGTTATGAGCCGGCACAGCATG ttgttgtCCTCATCTCCTATTCGTATTCCTAGTAGCCGACTTCATCAGATCAGAAGG gaggaaggagtggaTCTAATGAACAGAGAAACAGCACATGAAAG GGAAGTGCAAACAGCAATGCAGATATGCCAGTCATGGGAGGAAAGCTTGAGCCTG AGTGACAATGACTTGGACAAGTCTGAGAAATCTTCTTCCCCAAAGAGAATAGACTTCATTCCAGTTTCGCCTGCACCTTCACCCACAAGAGGAATAGGAAAG CAATGTTTTTCACCATCATTGCAAATGTTTGTGAGCAGTAATGGGTTACCTCCAAGTCCTATTCCCAGTCCAACAAGGCGATTCTCCAA GAGGAGTCAAAGTCCAATCAACTGTATCAGGCCCAGTGTTCTTGGCcccattaaaagaaaag GTGAAATGGAAACTGAAAGTCAGCCAAAGAGACTTTTTCAAGGAACAACCAACATGCTTTCTCCAGATGTTACCCATCTGACAGATCTCAGTTCATg CCTGTCTTCAGATATTCTTGATGGGAGTAGCAGTAGCGTGGGCTCTTCCTCCGATTCACTGACTAAAGGCAGCATAACCACAGAGTCTCCAGTAACGTGCTCAAACTCATGCTCTTCATTCATTTTGATGGATGATCTCTCACCGAAGTGA